In Thermothelomyces thermophilus ATCC 42464 chromosome 4, complete sequence, a single genomic region encodes these proteins:
- a CDS encoding polysaccharide lyase family 1 protein (CAZy_ID 267802), with translation MKFLLTTTIAALAGLVAASPTPTVNIGGQLYKRASPNDVCDIGYASTNGGTTGGAGGTTTTVTSFAEFSAAAKGDDKKIIIVDGSISGSGSVKIGANTSVLGKAGASLTGINLTIKGVKNVIVRNLKLSKVVGGDCITVQEATNVWLDHLDLSGDLNVDKDYYDGLIDITHAADWVTVSNTHFHDHWKASLVGHSDSNADEDTGKLHVTYANNRWTNISSRTPSIRFGTGHIFNNYYDTITTSGVNTRMGAVVLVESSAFVNAKRAITSLDSDIDGSAAVVDVDLGGSTNDAPVANAAPSIPYRYSVVGSANVRDATANSGATLAF, from the exons ATGAAGTTTCTGTTGACCACAACCATCGCCGCCCTGGCCGGCCTTGTTGCCGCCTCGCCCACACCCACAGTCAACATCGGCGGACAGCTCTACAAGCGTGCCAGCCCGAACGACGTTTGCGACATCGGCTACGCCTCCACCAACGGCGG CACAACTGGAGGTGCGGGCGGAACGACCACAACCGTCACCAGCTTCGCCGAGTTCAGTGCCGCCGCCAAGGGTGACGACAAGAAGATCATCATTGTCGACGGCAGCATCAGCGGCTCTGGCTCCGTCAAGATCGGCGCTAACACGAGCGTTCTCGGGAAGGCCGGTGCTT CCCTCACCGGCATCAACCTTACCATCAAGGGCGTCAAGAACGTCATCGTCCGCAACTTGAAGCTCAGCAAGGTGGTGGGCGGCGACTGCATCACCGTCCAGGAAGCCACCAACGTCTGGCTCGACCATCTCGACCTGAGCGGCGACCTGAACGTCGACAAGGACTACTACGACGGTCTGATCGACATCACCCACGCCGCCGACTGGGTCACCGTCTCTAACACCCACTTCCACGACCAT TGGAAGGCTTCGCTGGTCGGCCACTCTGACAGCAACGCCGACGAGGACACGGGCAAGCTCCACGTCACGTACGCCAACAACAGGTGGACCAACATCAGCAGCCGCACGCCCTCGATCCGCTTCGGCACCGGTCACATCTTCAA cAACTACTACGACACCATCACGACCTCGGGCGTCAACACGCGCATGGGCGCCGTCGTGCTGGTCGAGTCGAGCGCCTTCGTCAACGCCAAGCGCGCCATCACCTCGCTCGACTCGGACATCGACggctccgccgccgtcgtcgacgtcgacCTCGGCGGCTCCACCAACGACGCCCCCGTCGCCAACGCCGCCCCTTCCATCCCCTACCGGTACTCCGTCGTCGGCTCCGCCAACGTCCGCGACGCCACCGCCAACAGCGGCGCCACTCTCGCCTTCTAA